The following are encoded together in the Pseudomonas sp. IB20 genome:
- a CDS encoding retropepsin-like aspartic protease family protein: MSAQPPGKRAGRVLMFLAWGAGLFLATRFFGQWEARQENPNAVVTSEQHEGYIEVKLLGNGQGHFVASGQINGQPVEFMLDTGATDVAVPAELADRLGLKRGLPVTLSTANGRSQGYRTHLDRLKLGDIVLQDVRALVAPGLDGEQVLLGMSALKQLEFTQRSGTLLLRQTK, encoded by the coding sequence ATGAGTGCACAACCGCCCGGCAAGCGTGCCGGACGTGTATTGATGTTTTTGGCATGGGGGGCCGGACTGTTTTTGGCCACACGTTTTTTTGGGCAATGGGAAGCGCGTCAGGAAAACCCCAATGCCGTGGTGACCTCGGAGCAACACGAGGGTTACATCGAAGTGAAATTGCTGGGCAACGGCCAAGGGCATTTTGTTGCCAGCGGCCAGATCAACGGGCAGCCGGTGGAGTTTATGCTCGACACCGGCGCGACCGATGTGGCGGTTCCGGCCGAATTGGCTGACCGCCTCGGACTTAAACGTGGCTTGCCGGTGACCTTGAGCACCGCCAACGGGCGTAGCCAGGGCTACCGTACCCACCTCGATCGCCTGAAACTGGGCGATATCGTCCTGCAGGACGTCCGCGCACTGGTGGCGCCGGGCTTGGACGGGGAACAGGTGTTGCTGGGCATGAGTGCATTGAAACAACTTGAATTTACCCAGCGCAGCGGCACATTGCTGCTGCGCCAGACCAAATAA
- the parE gene encoding DNA topoisomerase IV subunit B, protein MATPSASSYNADAIEVLSGLDPVRKRPGMYTDTSRPNHLAQEVIDNSVDEALAGHAKSVQVILHADHSLEVSDDGRGMPVDIHPEEGVSGVELILTKLHAGGKFSNKNYQFSGGLHGVGISVVNALSNHVRVKVKRDGNEYQMTFADGYKATDLEVIGTVGKRNTGTSVYFAPDPKYFDSPKFSISRLKHVLKAKAVLCPGLLVSFEDKGTGEKVEWHYEDGLRSYLEDSVSDFERLPNEPFCGSLAGNKEAVDWALLWLPEGGDSVQESYVNLIPTAQGGTHVNGLRQGLLDAMREFCEYRSLLPRGVKLAPEDVWERIAFVLSMKMQEPQFSGQTKERLSSREAAAFVSGVVKDAFSLWLNEHPELGLALAELAINNAGRRLKASKKVERKRITAGPALPGKLADCAGQDPMRSELFLVEGDSAGGSAKQARDKEFQAILPLRGKILNTWEVDGSEVLASQEVHNIAVAIGVDPGSADIAQLRYGKICILADADSDGLHIATLLCALFVQHFRPLVDAGHVYVAMPPLYRIDLGKEIFYALDEAERDGILDRLVAEKKRGKPQVTRFKGLGEMNPPQLRETTMDPNTRRLVQLTLEDFAGTSEMMDMLLAKKRAPDRKAWLESKGNLAEVLG, encoded by the coding sequence ATGGCCACTCCCAGCGCTAGCTCTTATAACGCCGACGCCATCGAAGTCCTCTCGGGCCTCGACCCGGTGCGTAAACGCCCAGGCATGTACACCGACACCAGCCGGCCGAACCACCTTGCCCAGGAAGTCATCGACAACAGCGTCGACGAAGCCTTGGCCGGGCACGCCAAGTCGGTACAAGTCATCCTGCACGCCGACCATTCCCTGGAAGTGTCCGACGATGGTCGCGGCATGCCGGTGGACATCCACCCCGAAGAGGGTGTGTCGGGCGTCGAGCTGATCCTCACCAAGCTGCACGCCGGCGGCAAGTTCTCCAACAAGAACTACCAGTTCTCCGGTGGCTTGCACGGTGTGGGTATTTCTGTGGTCAACGCCCTGTCGAACCATGTGCGGGTCAAGGTCAAGCGCGACGGCAACGAGTACCAGATGACCTTCGCCGATGGCTACAAAGCCACCGACCTGGAAGTGATCGGCACCGTTGGCAAGCGCAACACCGGCACCAGCGTGTACTTCGCGCCGGACCCGAAATACTTCGATTCCCCCAAATTCTCCATCAGCCGCCTCAAGCACGTGCTCAAGGCCAAGGCTGTGTTGTGCCCGGGCTTGCTGGTCAGCTTTGAAGACAAAGGCACCGGCGAGAAGGTCGAGTGGCATTACGAAGACGGCCTGCGCTCCTACCTAGAAGACTCCGTCAGCGACTTCGAGCGCCTGCCCAACGAGCCGTTCTGCGGCAGCCTGGCCGGCAATAAAGAAGCCGTCGACTGGGCGCTGCTGTGGTTGCCCGAAGGTGGCGACAGCGTGCAGGAAAGCTACGTCAACTTGATCCCCACCGCCCAGGGCGGCACCCACGTCAACGGTTTGCGCCAAGGCTTGCTGGATGCCATGCGCGAATTTTGCGAATACCGCAGCCTGTTGCCACGCGGCGTGAAGCTGGCGCCGGAAGACGTGTGGGAGCGCATCGCGTTCGTGCTGTCGATGAAAATGCAGGAGCCGCAATTCTCCGGCCAGACCAAAGAACGCCTGTCGTCCCGCGAGGCCGCAGCGTTTGTCTCCGGTGTGGTCAAGGATGCGTTCAGCCTGTGGCTCAACGAGCACCCGGAACTGGGCCTGGCCCTGGCGGAACTGGCGATCAACAACGCCGGCCGTCGCCTCAAAGCCAGCAAAAAGGTCGAGCGCAAGCGCATTACGGCTGGCCCGGCACTGCCGGGCAAATTGGCCGATTGCGCCGGCCAAGACCCGATGCGTTCCGAGCTGTTCTTGGTGGAAGGTGACTCCGCCGGTGGTTCCGCCAAGCAAGCGCGGGACAAGGAATTCCAGGCGATCCTGCCGTTGCGCGGCAAGATCCTCAACACTTGGGAAGTCGATGGCAGCGAAGTCCTGGCCAGCCAGGAAGTGCACAATATCGCGGTGGCCATCGGTGTCGATCCAGGCTCGGCTGATATTGCCCAACTGCGCTACGGCAAAATCTGCATCCTCGCCGACGCCGACTCCGACGGTTTGCACATTGCCACCTTGCTATGTGCGCTGTTCGTCCAGCACTTCCGCCCATTGGTGGATGCCGGTCATGTCTACGTCGCCATGCCGCCGCTGTACCGTATCGACCTGGGCAAAGAGATTTTCTACGCCCTGGACGAAGCCGAGCGCGATGGCATCCTCGACCGCCTGGTCGCCGAAAAAAAACGCGGCAAGCCACAGGTCACGCGATTTAAAGGCCTGGGTGAGATGAACCCGCCGCAGCTGCGCGAAACCACCATGGACCCTAACACGCGGCGCCTGGTGCAGTTGACCCTGGAAGACTTCGCCGGCACCTCGGAAATGATGGACATGTTGCTGGCGAAGAAGCGTGCACCGGATCGCAAAGCCTGGCTGGAATCTAAAGGCAACCTGGCCGAGGTTCTAGGCTGA
- a CDS encoding NUDIX domain-containing protein, producing MTDIAKSTPNTIEIVQRDNAYKGFYKLDRVQLRHEKFDGGMSRVINREVFVRHDAVCVLPYDPQRDEVVLIEQFRVGAMGRTDNPWLIEMVAGLIDKDEEPEEVAHREAEEEAGLTFSALWPITKYFPSPGGSTEFVHLYLGRCDSAGAGGVHGLEEEAEDIRVTTWAFEDALQAVRDGKISNAASIIALQWLALNRAEVRGLWQ from the coding sequence ATGACGGACATTGCCAAATCGACGCCGAACACCATCGAGATTGTTCAGCGCGACAATGCCTACAAGGGCTTCTACAAGCTCGATCGCGTGCAGCTGCGCCACGAAAAATTCGATGGCGGCATGAGCCGGGTGATCAATCGCGAAGTCTTCGTTCGTCATGACGCAGTGTGCGTGCTGCCTTATGATCCGCAGCGCGATGAAGTGGTGCTGATCGAGCAATTCCGTGTCGGCGCTATGGGCCGTACCGACAACCCTTGGTTGATTGAAATGGTCGCTGGCCTGATCGACAAGGATGAAGAGCCGGAGGAGGTTGCGCACCGCGAAGCCGAGGAGGAAGCTGGGCTGACATTCTCCGCGCTGTGGCCGATCACTAAATATTTCCCGTCGCCCGGTGGCAGTACTGAATTCGTGCACTTGTACCTGGGCCGCTGCGACAGCGCCGGGGCGGGTGGCGTCCATGGACTGGAAGAAGAGGCAGAAGATATCCGCGTCACCACCTGGGCGTTCGAAGATGCCCTGCAGGCGGTGCGTGACGGCAAAATTTCCAACGCAGCCAGCATTATCGCCCTGCAATGGCTTGCGCTTAATCGCGCGGAAGTGAGGGGGTTATGGCAGTAA
- a CDS encoding RsiV family protein, protein MSLLKIASMACIALTLGACQSLFQPSYLKPLDTQQDASEQIKPGCGSPDCPLVNIDTVHFPSEPQLDSLVEQRLLQMTRTTPGASVPPTLNAYRDTFLRESADRHSMYLQAKVREQHDGLVIIEVSSYLDTGVAQGQPGRGFINYSRVLHKELSLNDMLLPGQEQAFWNAAKVAHNSWLINSQMDRDPAFVKNWPFQKTPNIALTSSGVVLKYNVSTIAPYALGLIEMTIPYARLTGVLKPELAPARH, encoded by the coding sequence ATGTCGCTTTTAAAAATCGCCTCCATGGCCTGTATTGCCTTGACCCTGGGTGCTTGCCAGAGCCTGTTCCAGCCAAGCTACCTCAAGCCGCTGGACACCCAACAAGATGCCTCTGAGCAGATCAAGCCTGGCTGCGGCAGCCCCGACTGCCCGTTAGTGAACATTGATACCGTGCACTTCCCCAGCGAGCCGCAGCTCGACAGCCTGGTGGAACAACGCCTGCTGCAGATGACCCGAACCACCCCCGGCGCCAGCGTGCCGCCGACCCTGAACGCTTACCGGGACACGTTCCTGCGCGAGTCTGCCGACCGCCACAGCATGTACTTGCAGGCCAAGGTACGTGAGCAGCATGACGGACTGGTGATCATTGAAGTCTCCAGCTACCTCGACACGGGTGTCGCCCAAGGCCAGCCCGGCCGTGGTTTCATCAACTACTCACGCGTGCTGCACAAAGAGCTAAGCCTGAACGACATGCTGTTGCCGGGCCAGGAGCAAGCGTTCTGGAACGCCGCCAAAGTCGCCCACAACAGCTGGCTGATCAACTCGCAGATGGACCGTGACCCGGCGTTCGTGAAGAACTGGCCGTTCCAGAAAACCCCGAACATCGCCCTGACCAGCAGCGGCGTGGTGCTCAAGTACAACGTGTCGACCATTGCGCCTTACGCATTGGGGCTGATCGAAATGACCATCCCCTATGCGCGCCTCACCGGCGTACTCAAGCCTGAACTGGCGCCCGCGCGCCACTGA
- the cytX gene encoding putative hydroxymethylpyrimidine transporter CytX, translated as MSIQPSTYSPDIAVPSDKRVFGARDLFSLWFSLGIGLMVLQTGALLAPGLGLSGSLLAIFLGTLVGVLLLAAVGVIGSDTGLSAMAALKLSLGAKGASLPALLNLLQLIGWGSFEIIVMRDAASVLGTRAFSEGSLLASPLLWTLFFGGLATLLAVSGPLTFVRQILRKWGIWLLLAACLWLTWNLFAKADLAALWATAGDGSMPFAVGFDIAIAMPLSWLPLIADYSRFGKRAKNVFGGTALGFFIGNFWLMSLGVAYTLAFAPSGEVNALLLALAGAGLGIPLLLILLDESENAFADIHSAAVSSGILLRWKVEHLALAIGVICTLIACFAPLAQYQNFLLLIGSVFAPLFGVVLVDHFILRRRGQSAVAHLQRPALVAWLGGIATYHVLANLYPDIGATLPALVLAGLLQLILGRAFSGARAPVQA; from the coding sequence TTGAGCATTCAACCGAGTACCTACTCTCCTGATATAGCGGTGCCGAGCGACAAACGCGTGTTCGGCGCCCGCGACCTGTTTTCCCTGTGGTTTTCCCTCGGCATCGGCCTGATGGTCCTGCAAACCGGCGCCTTGCTTGCACCGGGCCTGGGCTTGTCCGGTTCGTTGCTGGCGATTTTCCTCGGCACCCTGGTCGGTGTGCTGTTGCTGGCCGCCGTCGGCGTGATTGGCAGCGACACCGGCCTGTCGGCCATGGCCGCGCTCAAGCTTAGCCTCGGTGCCAAGGGCGCCAGCCTGCCGGCGCTGCTGAACTTGCTGCAACTGATCGGTTGGGGCTCGTTCGAAATCATCGTGATGCGCGATGCCGCCAGCGTGTTGGGCACACGAGCCTTCAGCGAAGGCAGCCTATTGGCCAGCCCTTTACTGTGGACGCTGTTTTTCGGCGGCTTGGCGACGCTGCTCGCCGTCAGTGGCCCGCTGACGTTTGTGCGCCAGATCCTGCGCAAATGGGGCATATGGCTGTTGCTGGCCGCCTGCCTGTGGCTGACCTGGAACCTGTTCGCCAAGGCCGACCTGGCTGCACTGTGGGCCACGGCCGGTGACGGCTCGATGCCGTTTGCGGTGGGGTTTGATATCGCCATCGCCATGCCGCTGTCGTGGTTGCCGCTGATCGCCGACTACTCGCGCTTCGGCAAGCGCGCCAAAAATGTCTTCGGCGGCACCGCCCTTGGCTTCTTTATCGGCAATTTCTGGCTGATGAGCCTGGGCGTGGCTTACACGCTGGCGTTTGCGCCAAGTGGCGAGGTGAATGCGTTGTTGCTGGCGCTGGCGGGTGCGGGCCTGGGCATTCCGCTGTTGCTGATCCTGTTGGACGAGTCGGAAAATGCCTTTGCCGATATTCACTCGGCGGCGGTGTCCAGCGGGATTTTGCTGCGTTGGAAGGTCGAGCACCTGGCGCTGGCCATCGGTGTGATTTGCACCCTGATCGCCTGCTTTGCACCGTTGGCGCAGTACCAGAACTTCCTCCTGCTGATTGGCTCAGTGTTTGCGCCGTTGTTCGGCGTGGTGCTGGTGGATCACTTTATCCTGCGCCGCCGTGGCCAGAGCGCGGTCGCCCACCTGCAAAGGCCAGCGCTGGTGGCCTGGCTGGGCGGCATCGCTACGTATCACGTGCTGGCAAACCTGTATCCGGACATCGGCGCAACCCTGCCGGCGCTGGTGCTGGCAGGGCTGTTGCAACTGATCTTGGGCCGGGCCTTCAGTGGCGCGCGGGCGCCAGTTCAGGCTTGA
- a CDS encoding esterase-like activity of phytase family protein, translating into MRTGFALAILMLSGLAATEVVAAPVAELKLVSEHPVDGMRGGNLSGLALCGKDLWTVSDRDDDQIYRLDISAPTWQAETVKIDVPPVPESGLPWGLRSRTKAASFIRGGDLDFEGITCDAVGNRYIVSEAHAAVLQVPVSGAPEWLKIAPGMVREARASGMLLHFNALFEGLTVNPQGTQIWLAAERERRGLISIKRGQSVWDCEGPCVLLSEAGQEVQPAQFTNAKAVSKDFADLALFNGKLFTLERNAFQICRRDAVTAKVELCWSFADETLTPNRRYPQPYGLAEALVVDADGAWLGIDNNFGPRADGEKRPVVYRFAAPAGGWSAQP; encoded by the coding sequence ATGCGCACAGGTTTCGCCCTGGCGATCCTGATGTTGAGCGGGTTGGCGGCCACCGAGGTGGTTGCCGCGCCCGTGGCAGAACTCAAACTCGTGTCCGAGCACCCGGTGGACGGCATGCGCGGCGGTAACCTCTCGGGCCTGGCCTTGTGTGGCAAGGACCTGTGGACGGTTTCCGACCGCGATGACGACCAGATCTACCGCCTTGATATCAGCGCGCCGACCTGGCAAGCCGAAACGGTGAAGATCGACGTGCCGCCGGTGCCCGAGTCCGGCTTGCCCTGGGGTTTGCGTTCGCGCACCAAGGCTGCTTCGTTTATTCGCGGTGGCGACCTGGATTTTGAAGGCATCACCTGTGATGCCGTCGGCAACCGTTACATCGTCAGCGAAGCCCACGCGGCCGTGCTGCAGGTACCGGTGAGTGGTGCGCCTGAGTGGTTGAAAATCGCCCCTGGCATGGTGCGTGAAGCCCGTGCCAGCGGCATGTTGCTGCATTTTAATGCGTTGTTTGAAGGCCTGACGGTGAACCCGCAAGGCACTCAGATTTGGTTGGCGGCAGAGCGTGAGCGGCGTGGCTTGATCTCGATCAAGCGCGGGCAGAGCGTCTGGGATTGTGAGGGCCCCTGTGTGTTGTTGAGCGAGGCCGGCCAGGAAGTGCAGCCGGCGCAGTTCACCAACGCCAAGGCAGTGTCCAAGGACTTTGCCGACCTGGCGCTGTTCAACGGCAAGCTGTTTACCCTGGAGCGCAATGCGTTCCAGATTTGCCGGCGCGATGCGGTCACAGCCAAAGTCGAGCTGTGCTGGTCGTTTGCCGACGAAACCCTGACGCCGAACCGGCGCTATCCCCAGCCCTACGGCCTGGCCGAAGCCCTGGTGGTGGATGCTGACGGTGCGTGGTTGGGCATCGACAATAATTTTGGCCCACGTGCCGATGGTGAAAAACGGCCTGTGGTCTATCGTTTCGCCGCCCCTGCCGGTGGCTGGAGCGCCCAGCCATGA
- a CDS encoding YqiA/YcfP family alpha/beta fold hydrolase yields MSASILYIHGFNSAPASNKASQLSTVMDSLGLADQLRVPALHHHPRQAIPQLEEAIEQLGRPLLVGSSLGGYYATHLAERHGLKALLVNPAVSPHRMFDGYLGTQKNLYTDETWELTHDHVEALAELEVPAPQDASRYQVWLQTGDETLDYRLAQQYYRACALRIQAGGDHGYQGFAQQIPAMLSFAGIGADQYQSFDFSSL; encoded by the coding sequence ATGTCTGCTTCGATCTTGTATATCCACGGTTTCAACAGCGCGCCTGCGTCCAACAAGGCCAGCCAGTTGAGCACCGTGATGGACAGCCTCGGCCTGGCCGACCAATTACGCGTGCCGGCCCTGCATCACCATCCGCGTCAGGCGATTCCTCAATTGGAGGAAGCCATTGAGCAACTGGGGCGGCCACTGCTGGTAGGTAGCTCACTCGGCGGCTACTATGCAACCCATCTTGCCGAACGCCATGGCCTCAAGGCGCTGCTGGTCAACCCGGCGGTCAGCCCGCATCGGATGTTTGACGGTTACCTGGGCACCCAGAAGAACCTCTACACCGATGAAACCTGGGAACTGACCCACGACCACGTCGAGGCCCTGGCCGAACTGGAAGTGCCGGCTCCGCAGGACGCCTCGCGTTACCAGGTATGGTTGCAAACCGGGGATGAAACCCTGGACTATCGCCTCGCCCAGCAGTATTACCGGGCCTGTGCTTTACGCATCCAGGCCGGTGGCGACCACGGTTACCAGGGCTTTGCCCAGCAAATACCGGCCATGTTGAGCTTTGCCGGCATTGGCGCAGATCAGTATCAATCCTTCGATTTTTCTTCACTGTAA
- the cpdA gene encoding 3',5'-cyclic-AMP phosphodiesterase yields the protein MSRVSTVNPDAPALLVQLSDSHLFAEADGTLLGMNTRESLQRVIELVREQQPHIDLVLATGDLSQDGTLESYQQFRDLTRQIDAPARWIPGNHDEPQIMAHAAVHSDLLEPVVDIGNWRVTLLDSAVPGSVPGYLQDQQLQLLAQALSEAPGQHHLVCFHHHPVPIGSAWMEPIGLRNPEALFAVLDRFPQVKAVLWGHVHQEIDRDRNGVRLLASPSTCIQFAPGSEDFKVSEQAPGYRWLRLHADGRLETGVERVKGFAFTIDYGSNGY from the coding sequence TTGTCCCGCGTATCCACCGTGAACCCTGATGCGCCGGCGCTGCTGGTGCAATTGTCCGACAGCCACCTGTTTGCCGAGGCCGATGGCACGCTGCTGGGTATGAACACCCGCGAAAGCCTGCAGCGGGTGATCGAGTTGGTGCGCGAGCAGCAGCCGCACATCGATTTAGTGCTGGCCACGGGGGACTTGTCCCAGGACGGCACGCTTGAGTCCTATCAACAGTTTCGCGACCTGACCCGGCAGATCGACGCCCCGGCGCGCTGGATCCCCGGTAACCACGATGAGCCGCAGATCATGGCGCATGCCGCTGTGCACAGTGATCTGCTGGAGCCGGTGGTCGACATCGGTAACTGGCGCGTCACCCTGCTCGACTCCGCCGTGCCCGGCTCGGTGCCGGGCTACCTGCAAGACCAGCAACTGCAATTGCTTGCCCAAGCCTTGAGCGAAGCGCCGGGCCAGCACCATCTGGTGTGCTTTCACCATCACCCAGTGCCCATCGGGTCTGCGTGGATGGAGCCGATCGGGCTGCGTAACCCCGAGGCCTTGTTTGCCGTGCTCGACCGCTTCCCGCAGGTCAAGGCCGTGCTCTGGGGCCATGTGCACCAGGAGATCGACCGCGACCGCAACGGCGTGCGCCTGCTGGCGTCGCCGTCTACCTGTATCCAGTTCGCGCCGGGCAGCGAGGATTTCAAGGTCAGCGAGCAAGCGCCGGGTTACCGGTGGCTGCGCCTGCATGCCGACGGACGGTTAGAGACCGGGGTAGAGCGGGTCAAAGGCTTTGCGTTCACCATCGATTACGGCAGCAACGGCTATTAA
- the thiC gene encoding phosphomethylpyrimidine synthase ThiC — MSTEIKSTKLKNTVHLSESAKVDSGSVQPFTRSQKIYVQGTRPDIRVPMREISLDVTPTDLGGEINAPVVVYDTSGPYTDPNVIIDVRKGLADIRSPWIEERGDTERLAGLSSHYGRERLNDPELASLRFAHLQNPRRAKAGANVSQMHYARKGIITPEMEFVAIRENMKLEEARANGLLEQQHPGHSFGASVPKIITPEFVREEIARGRAIIPANINHTELEPMIIGRNFLVKINGNIGNSALGSSIEEEVAKMTWGIRWGSDNIMDLSTGKHIHETREWIIRNSPVPIGTVPIYQALEKVGGAAEDLTWELFRDTLIEQAEQGVDYFTIHAGVLLRYVPLTAKRVTGIVSRGGSIMAKWCLAHHKENFAYTHFEEICEIMKAYDVSFSLGDGLRPGSIADANDAAQFGELETLGELTKIAWKHDVQTMIEGPGHVPMQLIKENMDKQLECCDEAPFYTLGPLTTDIAPGYDHITSGIGAAMIGWFGCAMLCYVTPKEHLGLPNKDDVKTGIITYKIAAHAADLAKGHPGAQIRDDALSKARFEFRWEDQFNLGLDPDTARSYHDETLPKDSAKVAHFCSMCGPKFCSMKITQEVREYAANQRIEAVDVDVAKGLAEQAQRFKQEGSQLYKKV; from the coding sequence ATGAGCACAGAAATAAAAAGTACAAAACTGAAAAACACCGTGCACTTGAGTGAGTCGGCCAAGGTCGATTCCGGTTCCGTGCAGCCGTTTACCCGCTCGCAAAAAATCTATGTGCAAGGCACTCGGCCAGACATCCGCGTACCGATGCGGGAAATCAGTCTTGACGTGACACCCACCGATCTCGGTGGCGAAATCAACGCCCCCGTGGTGGTCTACGATACCTCCGGCCCTTATACCGACCCGAACGTCATCATTGATGTGCGCAAAGGCTTGGCCGATATCCGTTCGCCATGGATTGAGGAGCGCGGTGACACCGAGCGCCTGGCAGGCCTGAGCTCCCACTACGGTCGGGAGCGCCTCAACGATCCGGAGCTGGCGTCGCTGCGTTTTGCCCACTTGCAAAACCCTCGCCGAGCCAAGGCCGGCGCCAACGTCAGCCAGATGCACTACGCGCGCAAAGGCATCATCACGCCGGAGATGGAATTCGTCGCCATCCGCGAAAACATGAAGCTTGAAGAAGCTCGCGCCAACGGCCTGCTTGAGCAGCAACACCCTGGCCACAGCTTCGGCGCCAGCGTGCCGAAAATTATCACGCCCGAATTTGTACGCGAAGAAATCGCCCGTGGCCGCGCAATCATCCCGGCCAACATCAACCACACCGAATTGGAACCGATGATCATTGGCCGTAACTTCCTGGTGAAGATTAACGGCAACATCGGCAACAGCGCCCTGGGTTCGTCCATTGAAGAAGAAGTGGCGAAAATGACCTGGGGGATTCGCTGGGGTTCGGACAACATCATGGACTTGTCCACCGGCAAGCACATCCACGAAACCCGCGAGTGGATCATCCGCAACTCGCCAGTGCCGATCGGTACTGTGCCGATCTACCAGGCCCTGGAAAAAGTCGGCGGCGCCGCCGAAGACCTGACCTGGGAGTTGTTCCGCGACACCCTGATCGAACAGGCCGAGCAGGGCGTTGACTACTTCACCATCCACGCCGGCGTGTTGCTGCGCTACGTGCCGCTGACCGCGAAACGCGTCACTGGCATCGTGTCCCGTGGCGGTTCGATCATGGCCAAGTGGTGCCTGGCGCACCACAAAGAGAACTTTGCCTACACGCATTTCGAAGAAATCTGCGAAATCATGAAGGCCTATGACGTTAGCTTCTCCCTCGGCGACGGCCTGCGCCCTGGCTCGATTGCCGACGCCAACGACGCCGCGCAATTCGGTGAGCTGGAAACTCTGGGCGAACTGACCAAGATCGCCTGGAAGCACGACGTGCAAACCATGATCGAAGGCCCCGGCCACGTGCCGATGCAACTGATCAAGGAGAACATGGACAAGCAGTTGGAATGCTGCGACGAGGCGCCGTTCTACACCCTCGGCCCGTTGACCACCGACATTGCGCCGGGCTACGACCACATCACCTCGGGCATCGGCGCGGCGATGATCGGCTGGTTCGGTTGCGCCATGCTCTGCTACGTCACGCCTAAGGAACACCTGGGCTTGCCGAACAAGGATGACGTGAAGACCGGGATCATCACCTACAAGATCGCCGCACATGCGGCCGACTTGGCCAAGGGGCACCCGGGTGCGCAGATTCGCGATGACGCCTTGAGCAAGGCGCGCTTCGAGTTCCGCTGGGAAGACCAGTTCAATCTCGGCCTGGACCCAGACACGGCGCGGTCGTACCACGATGAAACCTTGCCGAAGGACTCGGCCAAGGTCGCGCATTTCTGCTCGATGTGTGGGCCGAAATTCTGCTCGATGAAAATCACCCAGGAAGTGCGTGAGTACGCGGCCAACCAGCGTATTGAAGCGGTGGATGTGGACGTGGCCAAGGGCTTGGCCGAGCAGGCGCAGCGGTTCAAGCAGGAAGGGAGTCAGTTGTACAAGAAGGTCTGA
- a CDS encoding DUF1249 domain-containing protein — translation MAVKARERYRVDLIGLQAACEANYARLMRLLPDMRHTPEARRIAVTHGDQMLGVLNLEVIVNCPYTTTLRVRQEHSLPWLPVPQLEVQVYHDARMAEVISAEHARRFRSIYPYPNVFMHQPDEKAQLNVFLGEWLSHCLALGHEFEVVR, via the coding sequence ATGGCAGTAAAGGCACGGGAACGTTATCGAGTCGACCTGATCGGGTTGCAAGCCGCCTGCGAGGCCAACTATGCGCGGCTGATGCGCTTGCTCCCCGACATGCGCCACACGCCCGAGGCGCGGCGCATTGCGGTGACCCACGGCGACCAGATGCTCGGCGTGCTGAACTTGGAGGTCATCGTCAACTGCCCGTACACCACCACCTTGCGCGTGCGCCAGGAGCACAGTCTACCGTGGCTGCCGGTGCCGCAACTGGAAGTGCAGGTTTACCACGATGCGCGCATGGCCGAAGTGATCAGCGCCGAACATGCGCGACGCTTTCGCAGCATCTATCCTTACCCGAACGTGTTCATGCACCAGCCCGATGAGAAAGCACAGCTCAATGTGTTCCTCGGTGAATGGTTGAGCCACTGCCTGGCCTTAGGTCATGAGTTCGAAGTCGTGCGGTAG